Below is a window of Halarcobacter anaerophilus DNA.
CCGATAAAACCGTATGTAAAAAGCATCAGTTTTCTTATTCCATCAACTGCTGAGCCTGAAAAAAAAAGAAGATAAATTGAGCCGAAAAGTAAAATTGCGGCTCCTGTCACTTCCATTGATTTTGGAACATTACCCTCTTTTTTTGCATCTTCAATTTTTTTGGATGTGGGTTCTTCTGTTTTTTCTTCTTCGTCTGCCATTAAATTCTACTTTACTGAAATTTCGTTATTAAATAATTAGTAAAACTATCTACAAAGATATCCATACCTAATATTAAAAATATAAATATTAAAGCAAATTTTAGCTGAAAAGTAATAACAAAAGGTGAAAAAGCAGGCATAGATTTAGTTCCGTAACCATAATATAAATCCATAATAAAACCTATAAAAAACAGAGGAAGAGCAAAAGCAAAAGCAAAAGCGAACATTCTGTTTATTTCATCTATAGCAATTTGTATCCCGTCATAAGAAAAAATATCAAAAGTTCCTAAATGTATTATAGAGAAACTTTTTGACAAAATAACTATGGTCATTTCATACATTCCGGTTTCGAAAAATATCATAAGTGCAATCCAATAAAGTAATCTGCTCACTAATCCTTCATTTGAACCTGTTGAAGGGTCAAACATACTTGCCATAGATAAAG
It encodes the following:
- a CDS encoding flagellar biosynthetic protein FliR; the encoded protein is MQELISLLNEQTLYSFLLLLARILAFVVFLPIFNHTSISSSIRVAFAFFITIFLYPIVELKGDFTQEGFLLSLISEITLGFIAAMFLNVVFSAVRIIGDFVGYATALSMASMFDPSTGSNEGLVSRLLYWIALMIFFETGMYEMTIVILSKSFSIIHLGTFDIFSYDGIQIAIDEINRMFAFAFAFALPLFFIGFIMDLYYGYGTKSMPAFSPFVITFQLKFALIFIFLILGMDIFVDSFTNYLITKFQ